The following are encoded in a window of Roseivirga misakiensis genomic DNA:
- a CDS encoding glycoside hydrolase family 2 TIM barrel-domain containing protein gives MIFKSKPSFKSLLILFTAIIFLGCQATKDQEDDTVDISKSEIRQTAEGYQLFVNDEPFYIQGAGLEFGSIPKLAAHGANSFRTWRTDNGQRSGKEVLDDALKYGLKVTMGIDVGRERLGFDYDDEAAVKAQLERIRGEVMELKDHPALIIWGIGNELNHHSENPKVWDAVNEISKMIHEVDPNHLTTTSLAGMNKEYVDLIKERAPDLDVLSVQMYAEVEILPEQIKKSGWEGPMMVTEWGATGYWEVGNTEWGAPLENNSSVKADFYRSRFRKAIESQKKQVIGSYVFLWGQKQERTPTWFGMFMPDGRETESIDAMHYIWNGEWPDNRTPRINDFKLESQVAENNIKLKSGKSYQAMVDVVDPDGDPLTYRWEIMKESTTNATGGDAEEVPEVIEGLIKSEPGSDVTFSAPMEEGAYRLFIYVDDNNEHTAHANIPFFVNK, from the coding sequence ATGATTTTCAAATCTAAGCCTTCATTCAAATCACTATTAATCCTTTTCACTGCTATCATTTTTCTTGGGTGCCAAGCCACCAAGGACCAGGAGGATGATACCGTTGATATTTCTAAATCAGAAATTCGTCAAACCGCTGAGGGCTACCAGCTTTTCGTAAACGATGAGCCGTTTTACATTCAAGGAGCAGGACTAGAGTTTGGAAGCATCCCAAAGCTTGCTGCACATGGTGCCAATTCATTTAGGACTTGGAGAACCGACAATGGTCAGCGATCTGGCAAAGAGGTATTGGATGATGCGTTGAAATACGGCCTAAAAGTGACCATGGGTATTGATGTAGGGCGAGAACGATTGGGCTTTGATTATGATGATGAGGCTGCAGTGAAAGCACAGCTCGAACGAATTCGAGGTGAAGTAATGGAACTAAAAGATCATCCTGCCCTAATTATTTGGGGCATTGGAAATGAATTAAATCATCACTCCGAAAACCCTAAGGTATGGGATGCTGTGAACGAGATTTCGAAAATGATTCATGAGGTTGACCCTAATCATTTGACCACTACTTCACTAGCTGGTATGAATAAAGAATATGTCGACTTGATTAAGGAAAGGGCTCCAGACTTAGATGTTTTGAGCGTTCAGATGTACGCCGAGGTGGAGATTTTACCTGAGCAAATAAAGAAATCAGGATGGGAAGGGCCAATGATGGTTACGGAATGGGGTGCCACTGGTTATTGGGAAGTTGGTAATACTGAGTGGGGTGCACCACTAGAGAATAATAGCTCGGTGAAAGCCGATTTTTACCGCAGTCGTTTTAGAAAAGCTATTGAGTCGCAAAAGAAACAAGTAATTGGGTCATATGTATTCCTATGGGGGCAAAAACAGGAGAGAACGCCAACGTGGTTTGGAATGTTTATGCCTGATGGTCGGGAAACAGAGTCAATCGATGCCATGCACTATATTTGGAATGGAGAATGGCCAGACAATCGTACACCTCGAATCAATGATTTCAAATTGGAATCGCAAGTAGCCGAAAACAATATTAAGTTAAAATCAGGCAAATCGTATCAAGCTATGGTCGATGTGGTTGATCCTGATGGAGATCCATTGACCTATCGCTGGGAAATCATGAAGGAAAGTACTACAAATGCCACTGGTGGCGATGCGGAAGAAGTTCCTGAAGTTATTGAGGGCTTAATCAAAAGTGAGCCTGGTTCTGATGTTACTTTCTCTGCGCCAATGGAAGAAGGGGCTTACAGGTTATTTATCTATGTGGATGATAACAATGAGCATACTGCACATGCAAACATTCCATTTTTCGTCAATAAATAG
- a CDS encoding MBL fold metallo-hydrolase, with translation MLLYVLLAVLFIITAIIIFINFHPQFGGKINKELATHYSKSTQWKGKTFENQSETVMDINLKTLPGLLKQQFTGRKLRSPEKPLPVLPFDPDNWNKDLSKPKFIWYGHSVLLLQLNGKNLLIDPMFGPNAAPIAPFAVKRFSDDTLKLIDSLPPIDMVLMTHDHYDHLDYASIKKLKSKVTQWYVALGVSRHLEAWGISSNQITEFDWWDNKEFDGIKITCTPSRHFSGRGLTDRAKSLWGGWVFTTQTHNIYWSGDSGYDEHFKEVGEKLGPFDWGFMECGQYNKLWHPIHMFPEETVESAIDSGVKTAIPVHWAGFPLALHTWKDPIERFVNSANEKGTQISTPKLGEVVTFGQEPTEDWWTDLK, from the coding sequence ATGCTCTTATACGTACTTTTAGCTGTATTATTCATCATTACTGCCATCATTATCTTTATCAATTTCCACCCACAATTTGGTGGAAAAATCAACAAAGAATTGGCCACCCATTATTCAAAATCCACACAATGGAAAGGCAAAACCTTTGAAAACCAATCGGAAACGGTCATGGATATTAATCTAAAGACGCTGCCAGGGCTTTTAAAACAACAGTTTACGGGTAGAAAGTTAAGAAGCCCTGAAAAACCTCTTCCTGTTCTTCCATTTGATCCAGATAACTGGAATAAAGACCTAAGCAAACCGAAATTTATTTGGTATGGTCACTCTGTTTTACTCTTGCAGCTAAACGGCAAGAATTTGCTCATCGATCCTATGTTTGGGCCAAATGCAGCACCAATTGCCCCTTTTGCGGTGAAACGCTTTAGCGACGATACGCTCAAACTTATCGACAGCTTACCTCCTATTGATATGGTCTTAATGACACACGACCATTACGATCATTTAGATTATGCTAGCATTAAAAAGCTTAAGTCTAAAGTCACCCAATGGTATGTTGCCCTCGGTGTTTCAAGACACCTAGAAGCTTGGGGAATTTCAAGTAATCAGATTACGGAATTTGATTGGTGGGACAACAAGGAGTTTGATGGAATTAAGATAACATGTACGCCAAGCAGACATTTTTCAGGCCGAGGACTCACCGATAGGGCAAAAAGCCTTTGGGGAGGTTGGGTTTTCACTACTCAAACGCATAACATCTATTGGAGCGGAGATAGCGGTTACGATGAACACTTCAAAGAAGTTGGTGAAAAGTTAGGGCCATTTGATTGGGGCTTTATGGAATGTGGCCAGTACAATAAGCTCTGGCACCCAATTCATATGTTCCCTGAAGAAACTGTAGAATCGGCTATTGACTCAGGAGTAAAAACGGCTATACCAGTTCATTGGGCGGGTTTCCCCTTAGCACTGCATACATGGAAAGACCCTATTGAACGCTTTGTTAACTCAGCAAACGAAAAAGGCACCCAAATAAGCACACCAAAGTTGGGTGAAGTAGTCACTTTTGGCCAAGAGCCTACCGAAGATTGGTGGACTGACCTAAAATAG